From Leptolyngbya sp. KIOST-1, one genomic window encodes:
- a CDS encoding Npun_R1517 family heterocyst differentiation transcriptional regulator has translation MATSAPHLSTEAQVGVYECAVTIKFRILEENGVIANRDRLLELLLDAYSYGSDEFVEPLEAQVEVSEVSEIAASPRMRRQLIRLRNLPVA, from the coding sequence ATGGCTACGTCTGCACCCCATCTTTCCACTGAGGCTCAGGTTGGCGTTTACGAGTGCGCCGTCACCATCAAGTTTCGCATCCTGGAAGAAAATGGCGTCATTGCCAACCGCGATCGCCTGCTCGAACTTTTGCTCGATGCCTATTCCTACGGCAGCGATGAGTTTGTAGAACCGCTAGAGGCTCAAGTCGAAGTCAGCGAAGTTTCAGAAATCGCCGCCTCACCCCGGATGCGGCGGCAGTTGATTCGGCTCCGCAACCTGCCCGTCGCCTAG
- a CDS encoding polysaccharide deacetylase family protein — translation MAKSAKKRSGIQPSKSRTLWSIGSAAFLLGASVPLAGALSTGSISVGSGITPRSAPPSQALDARLFALMNAPGVDAFPTMVSSERFCRQSQPVTALVTASDTSSKLFEGANLGAAIRTLGTEAIAQLGAQPWPAIHPQAAEARVPVLMYHDVLEPPEVFFDLTPEDFEAHLTTILENGLTPISPDQLVQHLRTGAPLPEKPVLITLDDGYVGHYEHVFQLLQKYQVPATFFVFTGKVDGEVVGRSTLTWEQLQTMAADPLVTIASHSVTHPPDLRTLDDDSLAYEVVESKRRLEEQLGIPIRYFSYPTGYYDERVAEAVAEAGYLAAFTMRQQNEQFAGASESLLAIERFGQSSLEALLDVAWGGPPAPGVAPVAVANSEVDFTSPVEVQKINLDRQSFSLITGGQPVTVHANSRYQVQEITAGSNIAGAVDGGFFSLQYLDSNVMIGPVLSQSTRQFVPGYRGETPKLNGRPLVLISPSGVQFVPFDADRHNALAGLARELPGVTDAFVAAAWLVRDGLPQPASSFGTLFDYDAQRHRAFWGINTAGQPVVGVTHTMVDSVQLGEMLHQAGLRDAVMLDSGASASLAHQGESLVGYIPRPVPHIVGLIPPDANNGSPCPLVVDGQNPTTVKR, via the coding sequence ATGGCTAAAAGCGCTAAGAAAAGATCTGGCATTCAGCCATCGAAGTCACGCACGCTTTGGAGCATTGGGTCGGCCGCGTTTTTGCTGGGGGCCTCAGTCCCTCTGGCCGGCGCGCTGAGTACTGGATCGATTTCCGTCGGGAGCGGCATTACCCCTCGCTCTGCCCCTCCATCTCAGGCTTTAGATGCCCGGCTATTTGCCCTGATGAATGCGCCGGGGGTAGACGCTTTCCCCACGATGGTCAGCAGTGAGCGGTTCTGCCGCCAATCCCAGCCGGTCACCGCACTAGTGACGGCTAGCGATACCAGCTCAAAGCTGTTTGAAGGGGCAAACTTGGGGGCAGCCATCCGTACCCTGGGGACCGAGGCGATCGCTCAGCTAGGTGCGCAGCCCTGGCCTGCCATTCATCCCCAGGCCGCAGAGGCGCGGGTGCCAGTCCTGATGTACCACGATGTGCTCGAGCCACCGGAGGTGTTTTTTGATCTCACCCCCGAGGACTTTGAAGCCCATCTGACAACTATTCTAGAGAACGGTCTTACCCCGATCAGCCCCGACCAGCTGGTGCAGCACCTGCGTACCGGCGCTCCCCTGCCCGAAAAGCCGGTGCTGATTACCCTGGACGACGGCTACGTCGGCCACTACGAGCATGTGTTTCAGCTGCTGCAAAAGTACCAGGTGCCCGCCACCTTCTTTGTCTTTACGGGCAAGGTTGACGGTGAGGTGGTCGGGCGGTCGACGTTGACCTGGGAACAGCTCCAGACCATGGCCGCCGACCCCCTGGTCACCATCGCCTCCCACAGCGTTACCCATCCGCCCGACTTGCGCACCCTCGACGACGACAGCCTGGCCTATGAAGTTGTGGAGTCGAAACGGCGGCTGGAGGAGCAGTTGGGCATTCCCATCCGCTACTTCAGCTACCCCACCGGCTACTACGATGAGCGAGTGGCTGAGGCGGTGGCCGAAGCTGGCTATCTGGCCGCGTTTACCATGCGCCAGCAAAACGAGCAGTTTGCCGGGGCTTCAGAGTCACTGCTGGCGATCGAGCGGTTTGGCCAGTCCAGCCTCGAGGCCCTCCTCGATGTGGCCTGGGGTGGCCCCCCTGCGCCTGGGGTGGCCCCGGTTGCCGTCGCCAACTCAGAGGTTGACTTTACTAGCCCCGTAGAGGTCCAAAAGATTAACCTGGACAGACAGTCCTTTTCCTTAATTACCGGAGGACAGCCGGTCACCGTTCACGCCAACAGTCGCTACCAGGTGCAGGAAATCACGGCGGGTAGCAACATAGCTGGGGCCGTGGACGGTGGGTTTTTCTCCCTGCAGTACCTGGACTCCAACGTCATGATTGGTCCGGTCCTGAGTCAGAGCACCCGTCAATTTGTGCCTGGCTACCGAGGGGAGACTCCCAAGCTCAACGGTCGTCCCCTGGTGCTGATTTCGCCTTCCGGGGTACAGTTTGTTCCTTTTGATGCCGATCGCCACAACGCGCTGGCGGGGCTGGCCCGCGAGCTGCCCGGTGTCACCGATGCCTTTGTAGCGGCGGCCTGGCTGGTGAGGGATGGGTTGCCTCAGCCCGCCAGCAGCTTTGGCACCCTGTTTGACTACGACGCCCAGCGGCACCGGGCTTTTTGGGGTATCAACACCGCTGGACAACCGGTGGTAGGGGTCACCCACACCATGGTGGATTCGGTCCAGCTTGGCGAAATGCTGCATCAGGCAGGGCTTCGCGACGCGGTAATGCTCGATTCTGGGGCCAGTGCCTCGCTGGCCCACCAGGGCGAGTCCCTGGTGGGGTATATTCCCCGTCCAGTTCCCCACATTGTCGGCCTGATTCCTCCCGACGCCAACAACGGTAGCCCCTGCCCCCTGGTCGTCGATGGGCAAAATCCCACCACCGTCAAGCGCTAG
- the rpsJ gene encoding 30S ribosomal protein S10 translates to MQQQKIRIRLKAFDRRLLDTSCEKIVDTANRTNATAIGPIPLPTKRRIYCVLRSPHVDKDSREHFESRTHRRIIDIYQPSSKTIDALMKLDLPAGVDIEVKL, encoded by the coding sequence ATTCAGCAACAAAAAATTCGTATTCGCCTGAAGGCTTTTGACCGCAGACTGCTGGACACCTCCTGCGAAAAAATTGTGGACACCGCCAATCGCACCAACGCCACAGCCATTGGCCCGATTCCGCTGCCCACCAAGCGCCGCATTTACTGTGTGTTGCGCTCTCCCCACGTAGATAAAGATTCTCGGGAGCACTTTGAGAGCCGCACCCACCGCCGCATTATTGACATCTACCAGCCCTCCTCCAAAACCATTGATGCACTTATGAAGCTGGACTTGCCGGCTGGGGTAGACATTGAAGTGAAGCTTTAG
- the fusA gene encoding elongation factor G — protein MARTTPLERVRNIGIAAHIDAGKTTTTERILFYSGIVHKIGEVHEGTAVTDWMEQERERGITITAAAISTSWRDHQINIIDTPGHVDFTIEVERSMRVLDGVIAVFCSVGGVQPQSETVWRQADRYRVPRIAFVNKMDRTGANFFKVYNQLRDRLGANAVAVQIPIGAEADFQGVVDLVAMRARIYGDDLGQNFEDTEIPADVLEVAEEYRAKLVEAVAETDDALMEKYFEGQSLTSEEIVTALRRGTVEGTIVPVLCGSAFKNKGVQLLLDAVVDYLPSPLEVPPIQGHLPNGEVAERAADDDVPLAALAFKIMADPYGRLTFVRVYSGVLQKGSYIYNATKDKKERISRLIVLKADDRIEVDELRAGDLGAAIGLKDTFTGDTICDPAEPIVLESLYVPEPVISVAVEPKTKQDMDKLAKALQSLSEEDPTFRVSTDPETNQTVIAGMGELHLDILVDRMLREFKVEANIGAPQVAYRETIRKPTNAEGKFIRQSGGKGQYGHVVVEVEPTDEGSGFEFVSKIVGGTIPKEYIAPAEQGMKEACESGILAGYPVIDLKVTLVDGSYHDVDSSEMAFKIAGSMAMKEAVLKASPVLLEPIMKVEVEVPEDFLGDVMGDLNSRRGQIEGMGTEVGVAKVTAHVPLAEMFGYATDIRSKTQGRGIFSMEFSHYGEVPRNVAEAIISKNTGNA, from the coding sequence GTGGCCAGGACGACACCCCTAGAGCGGGTTAGAAACATCGGTATTGCGGCCCATATCGACGCCGGCAAAACCACTACCACAGAGCGCATTCTGTTTTACTCGGGCATCGTCCACAAGATTGGCGAGGTGCACGAGGGAACAGCCGTCACTGACTGGATGGAACAGGAGCGTGAGCGGGGGATCACGATCACCGCGGCGGCGATTAGTACCAGCTGGCGCGACCACCAGATCAATATTATCGACACCCCAGGGCACGTTGACTTCACCATTGAGGTCGAGCGCTCTATGCGAGTGTTGGATGGAGTAATTGCCGTCTTTTGCTCGGTGGGCGGCGTGCAGCCCCAGTCGGAGACCGTTTGGCGTCAAGCCGATCGCTACCGGGTGCCCCGGATTGCCTTCGTCAACAAGATGGACCGCACCGGGGCTAACTTCTTTAAGGTCTACAATCAACTACGCGATCGCCTGGGGGCTAACGCCGTGGCGGTGCAGATCCCCATTGGTGCCGAAGCTGACTTCCAGGGTGTGGTCGATCTCGTTGCCATGCGGGCCCGAATCTACGGCGACGACCTGGGCCAAAACTTCGAAGACACAGAAATTCCAGCCGATGTGCTGGAGGTGGCAGAGGAGTATCGAGCCAAGCTGGTTGAAGCCGTGGCCGAAACCGATGACGCCCTGATGGAAAAGTATTTTGAGGGGCAGTCGTTGACCTCAGAGGAAATTGTCACCGCTCTGCGCCGGGGCACGGTTGAGGGGACGATCGTTCCGGTCCTGTGCGGCTCAGCTTTTAAAAACAAAGGGGTGCAACTGCTGCTAGATGCCGTGGTGGACTACCTTCCCTCGCCCCTAGAGGTTCCCCCCATCCAGGGCCATTTGCCCAATGGTGAGGTGGCTGAACGCGCCGCCGATGACGATGTGCCCCTGGCGGCCCTGGCCTTTAAAATCATGGCAGACCCCTACGGCAGACTTACGTTCGTGCGGGTCTACTCCGGTGTGCTGCAAAAAGGCAGCTACATCTACAACGCCACCAAAGATAAAAAAGAGCGGATCTCCCGCCTCATCGTGCTTAAGGCCGACGATCGCATCGAAGTCGATGAGCTGCGGGCCGGGGACCTGGGCGCCGCGATCGGGCTCAAGGACACCTTTACCGGCGACACCATCTGCGATCCGGCGGAACCCATTGTGCTGGAGTCCCTCTACGTACCTGAGCCGGTGATCTCAGTAGCCGTAGAGCCCAAGACCAAGCAGGATATGGACAAGCTCGCCAAGGCTCTGCAGTCCCTATCGGAGGAAGATCCCACCTTCCGGGTCAGCACCGATCCTGAGACTAACCAGACCGTGATTGCCGGTATGGGTGAACTGCACCTCGACATTCTTGTCGATCGCATGCTGCGCGAGTTTAAGGTTGAAGCCAACATTGGGGCTCCCCAGGTGGCCTACCGAGAAACGATTCGCAAGCCCACCAATGCCGAGGGTAAGTTCATTCGCCAGAGCGGCGGCAAGGGCCAGTACGGCCACGTTGTGGTTGAGGTAGAACCCACCGATGAGGGCAGTGGGTTTGAGTTTGTGTCTAAAATTGTGGGGGGGACAATTCCAAAAGAATATATCGCTCCCGCAGAACAGGGCATGAAAGAGGCCTGCGAATCTGGTATCCTAGCTGGGTACCCGGTGATTGATTTGAAGGTTACTCTGGTCGATGGGTCTTATCACGATGTAGACTCATCAGAGATGGCCTTCAAAATTGCCGGTTCAATGGCGATGAAGGAAGCCGTCTTGAAGGCGTCTCCTGTCCTTCTAGAGCCGATCATGAAGGTCGAGGTTGAAGTTCCAGAAGATTTTCTGGGTGACGTCATGGGAGATTTGAACTCCCGCCGGGGCCAGATCGAGGGTATGGGAACAGAAGTTGGCGTTGCAAAAGTTACAGCCCATGTTCCCCTAGCTGAGATGTTTGGTTATGCTACCGACATCCGCTCAAAAACGCAGGGTCGGGGCATTTTTTCGATGGAATTTAGCCACTACGGCGAGGTTCCTCGAAACGTGGCTGAGGCCATTATCTCTAAAAACACTGGGAACGCTTAG
- the psb32 gene encoding photosystem II repair protein Psb32: MNRHVPQVKLAQFTQLFWRGLLGVLLPLCLTLGLGVGDAEAVAVFQVPTVAAGDSTWIVDEAGIISRINENKISSRFGDLAKATGNEVRLVTIHHFDYGETIQTFTDKLFERWYPTPTEQANQTLLVLDEVTKTVGIRVGDQSATQLDAEIATSVAQETVLYPLLEGDKYNQAFLAASDRLVAVLSGEADPGPPAFDDSFNSESTFASAEETAENRGNSTVVVVVLLVLATVIPMATYFWYVGFGN; the protein is encoded by the coding sequence ATGAACCGTCACGTTCCCCAGGTGAAGCTTGCCCAATTTACTCAGCTATTCTGGCGAGGCCTTTTAGGGGTCCTCTTGCCGCTATGCCTGACGCTGGGACTGGGGGTTGGTGACGCCGAAGCGGTAGCCGTTTTTCAGGTACCCACCGTGGCGGCGGGAGACTCCACCTGGATTGTCGATGAAGCTGGCATCATCAGCCGCATCAACGAAAATAAGATTTCGAGCCGCTTCGGCGATCTGGCCAAAGCCACAGGCAATGAGGTTCGGCTGGTGACCATCCACCACTTCGACTACGGCGAAACCATTCAGACTTTTACCGATAAGCTTTTTGAGCGCTGGTATCCCACGCCGACCGAGCAGGCCAACCAAACCCTGCTGGTGCTGGATGAGGTGACCAAGACCGTTGGCATTCGCGTCGGTGATCAGTCGGCGACCCAGCTCGATGCCGAGATTGCGACCAGCGTGGCCCAGGAGACCGTGCTCTATCCCCTGCTGGAGGGCGATAAGTACAACCAGGCTTTTCTGGCGGCCAGCGATCGCCTGGTGGCCGTGCTCAGCGGTGAAGCCGACCCCGGACCGCCGGCCTTCGACGATTCTTTCAACAGCGAGAGCACCTTTGCCAGCGCCGAAGAAACGGCCGAGAATCGCGGCAACAGCACCGTTGTTGTAGTGGTGCTGCTGGTACTGGCCACGGTTATTCCCATGGCCACCTACTTCTGGTATGTGGGCTTTGGCAACTGA
- a CDS encoding AEC family transporter, with the protein MRDSLIQAYFPLLLWTGLGVVLGQFSPGALPRLLGRSLYWVGIPLEIFALARQTHFAQDTGLAPLYTVLALGLGLGLGLAGLALVRWRSTAGEAAVALAVVGAATPPAQEADADLPPWGNTVMTWADRPRHGSFVLAAMLGNTGFVGLAIVPALVSGPYLGWAVFYSVTQNVVGTYGLGVYLASWFGRGTHAQSRWQQLRDVVTVPSLWAFGLGTASQRWIGPPAVEAALHRSVWVVIPVALLLMGLRLSQLQGWSSLKLALVPAALKVVVLPAVVGAVAWGARLPSDAVLVLVLMSGMPSAFAGLILAEEYELDRELAAASIALSTGALLLTIPLWLLVFG; encoded by the coding sequence ATGCGTGATTCTCTGATTCAAGCTTACTTTCCGCTGCTGTTGTGGACGGGGTTAGGCGTGGTGTTGGGTCAGTTTTCGCCCGGGGCTCTGCCGCGACTGCTGGGGCGATCGCTGTACTGGGTAGGGATTCCTCTGGAAATTTTTGCCCTGGCCCGCCAGACCCATTTTGCTCAAGACACGGGGCTGGCACCGCTGTACACCGTACTCGCTCTGGGGCTGGGGCTGGGCCTGGGGCTGGCGGGCCTGGCCCTGGTGCGCTGGAGAAGCACCGCTGGCGAGGCCGCCGTGGCGTTGGCGGTTGTGGGTGCGGCAACGCCTCCAGCCCAGGAGGCCGATGCAGATTTGCCGCCGTGGGGAAACACCGTGATGACCTGGGCCGATCGGCCTCGCCACGGCAGCTTTGTGCTTGCGGCCATGCTGGGCAACACGGGATTTGTGGGGTTGGCGATCGTCCCGGCGCTGGTAAGCGGTCCCTATTTGGGCTGGGCTGTGTTCTACAGCGTGACGCAAAATGTGGTGGGCACCTACGGGCTGGGGGTATATCTAGCCAGCTGGTTTGGGCGCGGTACCCATGCCCAGTCCCGCTGGCAGCAACTGCGCGATGTAGTGACTGTCCCGTCCCTGTGGGCGTTTGGCCTGGGCACCGCTTCCCAGCGGTGGATTGGGCCACCGGCGGTGGAGGCGGCGCTGCACCGGTCGGTGTGGGTGGTCATTCCGGTAGCGCTGCTGCTGATGGGGCTACGGCTGAGCCAGCTGCAGGGCTGGAGCAGCCTCAAGCTGGCCTTGGTACCCGCTGCGCTGAAGGTTGTCGTGCTGCCTGCGGTGGTTGGGGCCGTGGCCTGGGGGGCCAGACTACCGAGCGATGCGGTGCTGGTGCTGGTGCTGATGTCGGGTATGCCCAGCGCCTTTGCGGGGCTGATTTTGGCTGAGGAGTATGAGCTCGATCGGGAGCTAGCGGCGGCCAGCATTGCCCTGTCTACGGGCGCCCTCCTGCTGACCATTCCCCTGTGGCTGCTTGTGTTTGGCTAG
- the rpsG gene encoding 30S ribosomal protein S7, producing the protein MSRRTVVQKRPIPPDSVYNSRLITMMSRRLMTSGKKSLADRIIYDSFAIIKERSGGDPLDVFERAVRNASPLVEVKARRVGGATYQVPMEVRSERSVALALRWLTQFARQRPGKSMAIKLANELMDAANETGGAVRKREETHRMAEANKAFAHYRY; encoded by the coding sequence ATGTCTCGCCGTACCGTTGTCCAAAAGCGTCCCATTCCGCCCGATTCAGTCTATAACAGCCGCCTCATCACCATGATGAGCCGTCGCCTGATGACGAGCGGTAAGAAGTCTCTGGCGGACAGAATCATCTATGACTCCTTTGCCATCATCAAGGAGCGTAGCGGTGGCGATCCCCTGGATGTATTTGAGCGGGCGGTGCGCAACGCCTCCCCCCTGGTGGAAGTAAAAGCCCGTCGCGTGGGCGGTGCTACCTACCAGGTACCGATGGAAGTGCGTTCTGAGCGGAGCGTTGCCCTGGCCCTGCGCTGGCTGACCCAGTTCGCTCGTCAGCGCCCCGGTAAGTCTATGGCGATTAAACTCGCCAATGAACTGATGGACGCTGCCAACGAAACCGGCGGTGCGGTGCGTAAGCGGGAAGAAACCCACCGGATGGCGGAAGCCAACAAAGCCTTTGCCCACTATCGCTACTAA
- the tuf gene encoding elongation factor Tu: protein MAREKFTRTKPHVNIGTIGHVDHGKTTLTAAITMTLAAAGGAKARKYDEIDAAPEEKARGITINTAHVEYETETRHYAHVDCPGHADYVKNMITGAAQMDGAILVCSAADGPMPQTREHILLAKQVGVPSIVVFLNKQDQVDDEELLELVELEVRELLSSYDFPGDDIPITSGSALLAVEALTATPAISRGDNEWVDKILALMDSVDEYIPTPERDVDKPFLMAVEDVFSITGRGTVATGRIERGKVKVGETVELVGIRDTRSTTVTGVEMFQKTLDEGMAGDNVGLLLRGVQKEDIERGMVLAKPGSITPHTQFESEVYILKKEEGGRHTPFFPGYKPQFYVRTTDVTGTIKAFTADDGSDAEMVMPGDRIKMTVELINPIAIEQGMRFAIREGGRTVGAGVVSKILK from the coding sequence ATGGCACGCGAAAAGTTTACACGCACTAAACCCCACGTCAACATCGGCACCATCGGTCACGTTGACCATGGTAAGACCACTCTGACGGCTGCTATCACCATGACGCTGGCTGCGGCTGGTGGCGCTAAGGCTCGTAAGTATGACGAGATTGACGCGGCTCCTGAGGAGAAGGCCCGTGGTATTACCATCAACACGGCCCACGTGGAGTATGAAACCGAAACTCGCCACTATGCCCACGTTGACTGCCCTGGCCACGCTGACTATGTGAAGAACATGATCACGGGTGCAGCTCAAATGGACGGTGCCATTCTGGTTTGCTCCGCTGCCGATGGCCCCATGCCCCAAACCCGGGAGCACATTCTGCTGGCTAAGCAGGTGGGTGTCCCCAGCATCGTTGTGTTCCTGAACAAGCAGGATCAAGTTGACGACGAAGAGCTGCTGGAACTGGTTGAGCTGGAAGTCCGCGAGCTGCTGAGCTCCTACGACTTTCCTGGAGACGACATCCCCATCACCTCGGGTTCGGCGCTGCTGGCGGTTGAGGCTCTGACCGCAACCCCCGCCATCAGTCGTGGCGACAACGAGTGGGTTGACAAAATTCTGGCGCTGATGGATAGCGTTGACGAGTATATTCCCACCCCTGAGCGGGATGTGGACAAGCCCTTCCTGATGGCCGTTGAGGACGTCTTCTCGATCACCGGTCGAGGCACCGTTGCCACTGGGCGGATTGAGCGCGGCAAGGTGAAGGTTGGCGAAACCGTTGAGCTGGTCGGCATTCGCGACACCCGCAGCACCACCGTGACCGGGGTGGAAATGTTCCAGAAAACCCTGGATGAGGGGATGGCTGGGGACAACGTCGGTCTGCTGCTGCGCGGTGTGCAGAAGGAAGACATTGAGCGGGGCATGGTGCTGGCCAAGCCCGGCAGCATCACCCCTCACACTCAGTTCGAGTCTGAGGTGTACATCCTCAAGAAAGAAGAGGGTGGCCGTCATACGCCGTTCTTCCCCGGCTACAAGCCCCAGTTCTACGTCCGCACCACCGACGTGACCGGCACCATCAAAGCCTTCACCGCTGACGATGGCAGTGATGCTGAAATGGTCATGCCCGGCGATCGCATCAAAATGACCGTGGAACTGATCAACCCCATCGCCATTGAGCAGGGCATGCGCTTTGCTATCCGTGAAGGGGGCCGCACCGTGGGAGCGGGCGTGGTTTCCAAAATTCTGAAGTAG
- the pheA gene encoding prephenate dehydratase, translating to MPITIAYLGPEGTYSQLAALAYSLDLEQRTGHSVELRALPSIPKAMQATADGLTNLTIVPVENSTEGGVTTTLDTLWRLQQLNIHHAMVMPIRHGLLSHAQDPAAIRVVYSHPQALSQCQLWLENKLPQARLIATRSTTEALEHLTDNETVAAISSEWAAQLYNLPILAHNINDHTDNCTKFWVLRSDDTEIPVDGQYTSLAFSLPVNGPGALLKPLEVFARYGINLSRIESRPTKRSLGEYLFFVDLETSAATVQGQQAIQELTTCTETLINFGTYSLVTADPSLAATKAKAQSFNPTQALP from the coding sequence ATGCCGATTACCATTGCTTACCTGGGGCCTGAGGGCACCTACTCTCAACTCGCCGCTCTGGCCTACAGCCTGGATCTGGAACAGCGCACAGGCCACTCCGTGGAGCTCAGGGCTCTGCCCAGCATTCCTAAAGCCATGCAGGCCACCGCCGACGGGCTCACCAACCTCACCATCGTGCCGGTGGAAAACTCAACGGAGGGAGGGGTCACCACCACGCTCGATACCCTCTGGCGGCTGCAGCAGCTCAACATCCACCACGCTATGGTCATGCCCATTCGCCACGGGCTGCTATCCCACGCCCAGGACCCGGCGGCCATTCGGGTGGTTTACTCTCACCCTCAGGCCCTTTCTCAATGTCAACTCTGGCTAGAAAACAAGCTGCCCCAGGCCAGGCTGATCGCGACTCGGTCGACCACAGAGGCCCTGGAGCACCTGACCGACAATGAAACGGTGGCCGCAATTTCCTCTGAATGGGCTGCCCAGCTCTACAATCTGCCTATTCTGGCCCACAATATCAACGACCACACCGACAACTGCACCAAGTTTTGGGTCCTCAGAAGTGACGACACCGAAATCCCCGTGGACGGCCAATATACTTCCCTGGCATTTAGTTTGCCTGTCAACGGTCCTGGTGCCCTGCTTAAACCCCTGGAGGTGTTTGCTCGCTACGGCATTAACCTCAGCCGCATCGAGTCCCGCCCAACCAAGCGATCGCTGGGGGAGTACCTATTTTTCGTAGATTTAGAGACCAGCGCAGCCACTGTCCAGGGTCAGCAGGCCATCCAGGAGCTCACCACCTGTACCGAAACCCTGATCAACTTTGGCACCTACAGCCTGGTGACCGCCGATCCCAGTCTGGCTGCCACCAAGGCGAAAGCTCAGTCGTTTAACCCTACTCAAGCACTTCCTTGA
- a CDS encoding LON peptidase substrate-binding domain-containing protein, with product MRELPLFPLPELVLFPGRHLPLHVFEPRYRIMMNTILQSDRRFGVLMLDPTTGQPAQVGCCAEILHYQRLPDDRLKILTIGQQRFRVLSYVREKPYRVGLVEWLEDKPTSQDLNPLASDVDRLLRDVVHLSAKLTNQDIDLPDNIPDIPIELSYWVASNLHGVALEQQALLEMDDTSVRLEREAEILTSTRNHLAARTALKEVLE from the coding sequence GTGCGAGAACTCCCGCTTTTCCCGCTACCTGAGTTGGTTTTGTTTCCGGGGAGGCACCTGCCGCTTCACGTGTTTGAGCCCCGCTACCGCATCATGATGAACACGATTCTCCAGAGCGATCGCCGCTTTGGCGTCCTGATGCTCGATCCGACGACGGGGCAGCCGGCCCAGGTGGGCTGCTGCGCTGAGATTCTTCACTACCAGCGGCTACCCGACGATCGCCTGAAGATTCTGACCATTGGGCAGCAGCGGTTCCGGGTGCTCAGCTACGTGCGCGAAAAGCCCTACCGGGTGGGTCTGGTGGAGTGGCTGGAGGACAAGCCCACCAGCCAGGATCTCAACCCCCTCGCTTCTGACGTGGACCGTTTGCTGCGCGATGTGGTGCACCTGTCCGCCAAGCTTACCAACCAGGACATCGACTTGCCCGACAATATTCCCGACATCCCCATTGAGCTGTCCTACTGGGTGGCGAGCAATTTGCACGGGGTGGCCCTGGAGCAGCAGGCTCTGCTAGAAATGGACGACACCAGCGTGCGCCTGGAACGCGAGGCGGAGATTTTGACCTCCACCCGCAACCACCTGGCGGCCCGCACCGCGCTCAAGGAAGTGCTTGAGTAG